The DNA window ATGACTAAACCAAAAAAAATAGCTGTTGTTTGCAATTACGCCTTGAACCCCAATCGCATTGGCGGTATGGATCGCTTTTGGGTGGCCTATGATCAGAAAGCCAAAGCATTAGGGTATGAAATAGATTGGTATTTTTCGGACTACACCCCATTTGAATTCTTTTCTGAATTGACGATATATAGTGCCAATAGCGACAATATGGAGTCTTTTTTCTTAGAAAAAGTAAAGCAAGACAGCTTAAAATACGATATTTTAGTCACTCATTTTTTGGGGTTATGTTCGTCCTTTTTCAAAAAGGCAAAAGCGACTGGTATTCAACAAATCATTGCAGTAGACCACAATCCGAGACCTCTAGAGGGGTTTCCGCTTGCGAAAATCATCAAAAATAAAATCAAAGGAATTTTATATTCCAGCTATATCGACCAGTTTATAGGCGTTTCTAATTATGCAAAAAAGCATATTCTCAAGGATTATGGTTTTTTTCTGGACAAAAAAATAAGCGTGATTTATAACGGAATTGATACTTCGGTTTTTGTAAAACGAACACAAGAAAATAGGAATAAATTTATACTTACTTCTCATTTGAGAGAATCAAAAGGGATTCAAGATTTATTGAGGGCGTTATCTATTGTAGAAAAACCAATTTTAAGCCAAATTCAAATCGATATGTATGGCGAAGGACCTTATGAAGACGAACTGAGAAGGTTGACCGCAGAATTTGATCTCGCGACCATTATAAACTTCAAGGGAAGTTCTTCTAAACTAAACGAACTGTATGCAGATTATGCCTATTTGATACAACCCTCACACGGCGAAACTTTTTGTTATTCTGTTATTGAAAGTTTAGCTTGCAATGTTCCAGTAATTACAACAGTCGAAGCAGGAAATGTGCTGTCTGTAATTAAGGAAGACCATAATGGATTTCTTTTTAATGCAGGAAATTACAATCAACTTGCTGCAATCCTAAAAAACATTGTTTTGGGGAATTTAAAAATCGAAAAGGATGTCAGCATGCCAATTGAAAAAGAGTTTAATTTAGAGAAAATGGTCAACGAACACATACAGTTATTACATTGAAAACAAATACAAATCCAGTTCTGACTTCGGCTCCCCTCTCCTTTGGAGAGGGGTTGTGGGTGAGGCTTAAAATCGCCTTCCTAACCCCCGAATATCCACATTCCAAAACTGGAAGTTTCGGAGGAATTGGCACGAGCATTAAGAATTTGGCTATCGGACTTTTAGCCGAAGGTTGCTCGGTTCGAGTGTTAGTTTATGGACAAAATTCAGAAAGTGTTTTTGATGACAATGGTATTACTATTCAACAGATACAAAATGTCAAATTCAAAGGATTGTCTTGGTTTTTGACTCGTAAAAAATTAGAGCGCATCATCAATCAATTGTATGCTGATAAGGCAATTGATTTAGTCGAAGCCCCCGATTGGACTGGCATAACCTCTTTTATCCAGCCCAAAAAATGCCCGATTGTTATCCGGCTGAACGGCTCGGACACTTATTTTTGTCAGTTGGATCACCGTCCAGTAAAATGGCAGAATCGATTTCACGAGAAGAGAGCACTGCAAACAGCTGATGGCTTAATTTCGGTTAGTCAATTCACTGCCGATTTGACTAATGAAGTTTTTGGATTGCAAAAGGAATTTACCATCATTCCAAATTCGATTGATGTGGATTTGTTCAATTTCAATAGCAATTTCAAAACCAACGCTGGAGTTCCCCCTTCGGGGGTTAGGGGGCTTTTATATTTCGGAAGTCTAATCCGTAAAAAAGGATTGTTAGAATTGCCCTTAATTTTCAATCAAGTGATTCAAAAAAATCCAGAAGCCCATCTCGTTTTGGTGGGTAAAGATGTGCCTGATATCGTTTCAGGCAATTCCTCGACTTGGGCGATGATGCAAGAATTATTTACCGCTGAGGCCTTGTCAAACGTTAGTTATTTGGGAAGTGTTCCGTATCAAAAGATAAAAGAACATATAAAAGAGGCAGCGGTTTGTGTTTTTCCTACATTTGCCGAAGCCTTACCCGTATCTTGGCTCGAGGCAATGGCCTTGCAAAAACCCATTGTGGCGACTAATATTGGCTGGGCAAAAGAAGTGATTGCGGATGGAGTAGAAGGTTTTTTGGTACATCCCAAAGCCCATCAAGAGTATGCCGAACGGATTTTGGAATTGCTCGGAAGTAGTCAATTGCAGGAAAGTTTTGGAATCGCTGCCCGAAAAAAAGTAGTAGAAAAATTCAGTATGCAAGTCGTGGCGCAAAAAAGTGTCTTGTTTTATAAATCCATAATAGGTTAGATTTGGTTATTCTCTATCATAGTAACAATCGAGTTGTCAGTGTAGTTTCAGAGCTAGACGGAATAGTGCCTTTTGATAAAAGTGCGACTATTGCTGCAGCTTTGGTGAACTTGGCGCAGCAATTTCCGGATTCAATATTACTTTGGTGTCATCAAAGTTTGCAAGCTCACCTAAACGTTTCGGAAATAGAGGATTTGTTTCATCATAAGAAATTGCTGCTATCCTTTAATCCATCAGAAAGTCCTTTTATTGATTCGGCTATTGGCTACGCCGATGCTTCGCTTTTCGTACCAATTAGTAAAATGGTTTCTTTTCCCAGTTGGCAAATGAGTAGTGTCGTGGGAGGTGTTTCGGCAGAGGTCTTGTTGGCTTTGAATGCTGCCATTCCATTAAAGGACAATTTTGATTATTTCTTGTGTTCGCTCGCTAAATTGGCTATGCCCAGAGGGTTGTTGTGTTATTCCGAACCCTTGCTTTTAAAACCGAATTCGCTAAGTATTCCAAGCAAAGGAAGCCTTTACACGCTTTTTCGTTTTGTAAAACAGCATTATAAAACCCGTTGGGTTTTCCTTTTAGTATTCAATTTGTTTTTATACGAACGAAAGTTGCCCATTTTGCCTTTTCTTTTTTCCCTTTTTTATAAAAATAGAACCAAAATAGCTATTCATTTGGATGGTATCATAGTGCAATCCTCCAAAAAAGTAATAGGTAAAGCCACAGTTGATGTTATTATTCCAACGATTGGGCGAAAAACTTATTTGTATGATGTCTTGAAAGATTTTTCGAAGCAAACTTTGTTACCTAATAAGATAGTTATTGTAGAACAAAATCCTGAAGCAGGCAGCAAAACCGAATTAGATTATATCCAAAATGAAAAATGGCCGTTTGAAATCCAACATATTTTTACCCATCAAGCGGGTGCGTGCAATGCGCGTAATTTGGCTTTAAATGAAACCAAAAGCGAATGGGTTTTCTTGGCAGATGACGACAATCGGTTTGAAAGTACTTTGCTAGCGGCTATTTTTGATAAGATAAAACAATTTGGAAATCAGGTGGTAACCACTTCCTATCCTCAAAAAAATGAAATCAAAAAATACAATAACCTCATACAATGGCCTACTTTTGGCGCGGGCAATAGTGTTATTAAAAGAGTACTTTTAGAAAAGGTGCGATTCAACAACGCCTTTGAATTTGGTTATGGTGAAGATAGCGATTTTGGCATGCAATTGCGAAATCAGGGTAATGATGTTTTGTATTTGCCAGAACCTGAAATACTGCATTTGAAAGCTCCTATGGGCGGTTTTAGAACAAAGCCTGTTTTGCAATGGCAAAAAGATGCAGTTCAGCCGAAGCCTTCACCAACCATAATGTTATTTCAATTGTTGCATTGCACAACAGAACAAACCAACAGCTATAAGACGATTTTATTTTTGCAGTATTATCGGCTTCAATCAATTACAAATCCGATACGCTATTATAGTCATTTTAAAAAGCAATGGGATCGCTCTGTGTTTTGGGCTAACCAATTAAAACAGCAAAATGAAGTTTAGTTTGATTATCTGTACCTATATGCGTCCTCAATCGGTCTTGCAACTCTTGCAATCGGTTCAGGAGCAGACTTTATATCCCGATGAAATCTTGATTTTTTATCCGTTTAATCAATAATAAAATTGAAGTCCTTTGAATTTAGATAACTAATTTATAACTATGGTGGTATTGGGTTTTGTGTGAAAGCAAAAAAGTGCAACCATTAAGAGTTCATTAAGTAAATTAAGATTTGTACTGCCCTTATCTTTCTTTTAATCGTGTAAAATCTTAAAAAATAGATTGTAATTTCAGCCTCTAAAGTACTTGTATAGTAAGAAAATTAAGATTTGTATCGCTCTTAATTTTCTTAATAGCCTTAATGGTTTAAAAAAATAATGCTCACACAAAACTCCGAAGTGCCATAACTATTATAAAAAACGAAATAAGTCAATTTAGGTGAATGTAATTCACTAAATTAGTTGTATTTTGGTGAATGTGAATCACTAAAATGAATTGAAAATAGTGAATGAATGTTAAATAGTGTTATCTTTGTGAAAAGTTTTATATGGAAATTAAACGATTTTTAAAAGACAGGATTATAGAGAAGCTTTTCAAAAATAAAGCTATAATTCTAATTGGTGCCAGACAAATTGGTAAAACAACCTTGCTAAATAAGTTGTTGTCTGTCTATGATAATACGCTGTTTCTGGATGGAGACGATAGAATTACCAGGGAGTTGTTGCAAAATCCTTCCACCGAAGAAATACGAAATATAATCGGAAATCATGCTATTGTTTTTATTGACGAAGTGCAAAGAATAGAGACCATAGGAATCACTTCCAAAATAATTGTGGACCAATTCAAGGATGTTCAGTTAGTACTGAGTGGCTCTTCTGCATTTGATATAAAAAATAAAACTAGCGAATCCTTGACAGGACGAAAATGGGAATTTACTATGTTTCCGATTACTTGGAAAGAATTGGAAGACACGGTAGGTTATGTCAAAAGTCTACAACAGCTTGATTTGCGATTGGTATATGGCATGTACCCTGAAATTATTGCACATCCTTCAGAAGAAAAAGAGCGACTAAAACAATTGGTTGATAGTTATTTGTATAATGATTTGTTAGCGTTTTCTACAATAAAAAAACCCGATGTATTAGAAAAATTGTTAAAAGCATTGGCGTTTCAGATGGGGAGTGAAGTTTCATTAAATGAGCTGGCGCAATTATTAAATGTGGATAAAAATACAGTAGCCAATTATATTCAGATTTTAGAAAAAGGATATGTCATTTTCACACTTTCTGGATATAGTAAAAACCTAAGAAATGAGCTGAAATTTGCCAAGAAAATCTATTTTTGGGACAATGGAGTTCGAAACACCATTATCAATAATTTTAATCCTATCGAAATGAGAAATGACAAAGGGGAATTATGGGAAAATTTTATTATTTCAGAGCGACTGAAGAAAAATAACTATGAAAATCCATTTGTAAAAAGTTATTTTTGGCGAACAACCAGCCAGCAAGAAATTGATTATATAGAACTTGAAAATGAGCAACTTACAGCTTTTGAAATAAAGACTAATGAAAATGCAAAAATTAGAAAGTTTGAAAAATTCAAGGAGGCTTATCAAACAGATGTAAAACTAATTCATAAAAAAAACTTTAGGGATTTACTTATTTAAAATGATGCAAGAACCTTTAAAGACCCTATCCTTCTCCCTCATCATCTGTACCTATATGCGCCCTCAATCGGTCTTGCAACTCTTGCGATCGGTTCAGGAGCAGACTTTATATCCCGACGAAATCTTGATTATTGATGGTTCTACGAATCAGGAGACGGCTCAAATTCTTGAAGAAAATCAATTTCCCTATTTGCATTATTATGCTGTACCACCCGAACATCGTGGTTTGACCAAGCAACGAAATTATGGAATAGAACGAATTGGTACAACGATGGAAATCGTTTGTTTTCTGGATGATGACATCGTTTTAGAAAAAGATTATTTTCAGCAATTGCTCCAAACCTACCAAAGTTATCCTGAGGCTCTTGGAGTTGGTGGTTATATTATGAATGAATCCGAATGCGAATTTGTTGGAGAACCGTATCACCCCAAAACCGATGAGTTTTATTTTGACGGTTGGACGCGAAAAGAGGGCAGCCGATTTATTCTTCGGAAAAAGTTGGGTTTGGACAGCGATTGTCCCCCAGGTTATGCGTCTTTGTATTCACACGGTAGAAGTGTAGGTTTCCTTCCTCCGAGCGGAAAAACATACGAAGTTGAAATGATGATGGGCGGGGTTTCCTCTTTTAGAAGCGAAGTGTTTAAAACCTTGACATTTTCCACATATTTTGAAGGTTATGGTTTATATGAAGACGCTGATTTTACTTTGAGAGTTTCAAAAATTGGGAAGTTGTATGTGAACACGGCCGCAAAATTATGCCATTATCACGCTGATTCCGGTAGACCTAACCAATACCAATACGGTAAAATGGTCGTGCGCAATGGTTGGTATGTTTGGAGAGTCAAAAATCCCAATCCGTCACTCCAGGCTAAAATAAAATGGCATTCGATTACGATTCTCTTGACAGTTATCCGATTTACCAATACATTTACCACCAAGAAACGAAAAGAAGCTTTTACAGAAGCAGTGGGAAGGACTATGGGCTGGTGGAGTTTGTGGTGGAATAAGCCTAGCTAAAAAGGTATTTTAATTTTGACGGTATTACAACAAAACGAAAATGAATAAAATAGATTTTTCTACAAAAAGAATTGATTGGGCCATTGTGTTGATTTCTGCTATGTTAATGGTATTTGTGGTAAATCTACCCTTCAAGGCCAATCGATTCGGTGATATCACTTTTCACGAAGAATCAAGGAATTTAGCATTGTTCATCAAAGGTGAAGTGGCTGCAGATAAGGTTGTAATCACCAGGGCACCCGGCCCATTATTGTTTTATACGCCAGCCTATTTATTGGCTCCGGTAGACGCTACTGATGATCAGTTATGGGTATATGGAGTGGTTTGTACAGTCATGATTTTAGTTGTTAGTTTGTTATTGATTTTTAGAATTGGGGCCATTTTTTTTTCTAAAGAAGTGGGACTTCTGACTGTTTTGTTGTTTTTTGGTTTTCCCATACATTGTTATTATGCATTGGGTATTTTGGCAGAGATACCAGCATTTTTTTCCTTGACTGTAGGTATTTATGGCTGGTGTATTGCCTTTACCGAGCCTCAGAAAAAGGTGGGGTGGTTCCTGTTGACATTTGGACTATGGCTGTTGATATTGAACCGTCCAAATACTATTCTCATTCTTGGAGTACTAGTTTTAGTAATTGGTTATTCGTTTTTTAAAAACAAATTATTTTATGAAAAATATGGTAGAAATTTAGGAATCACTTTTATTAGTGTTTTAATTCTAGGTGTTGGAACTTTTCGAATAGTGAATACCATAAATGGAACAAAGGTTAATGATAGCCAAGAATCGTTGTTTTATAGTGTTGCCCTTCAAGGTAGATTTCAGTTTAGAGAAGAGCCCGCCGATTTACGCTTTTGGGAAAGTGATAACCGCCCTGATAGTAAAGATTATCAAAATTGGATTCGATGCGGAAGAGAATTGGATGAAAGTATTAGTACTACATCACTTCCTTTTATCGAGGTTTATAGAAACTTTATCCTTAATGATATGGTGGCACATCCCTTATATACGGCTAGACAGATAGTAGTACGAGCTTTTTATGGGCATATCAATATTATTAGCAAGGTGCAACCCCAACAATTTAAAATGGGACCTTTTCGGGGTGCAGTTGCTTTCTGGTCCTTTATCTTGCTAATCAATTCGATCAACTTACTGGTGCTCGTTGGGGTTTCCATTTTTTTTATAAAAGAAAGAAAATGGATTCAGTATTGGATATTTTGGGGAATATGGATCGGATTAGTGGTTTTTCATAGTATAGTTTATATGGAGCCGCGTTATATTTTCCCTGCTAAGGTAGCCTTGTACATTATGAGTGCAGCGGGCTTGTATCGCATTCCTTTAATTAGAAAAATTATGGATAAAATTTCAGTTCCTATTTTTCCACTTTCAGGTGTCGGAAAATAGGAATTTACCATTTTGAAATCTAGTTATTGGATTGAATTTTACTTTAAATTTATAAAAATCGGGAGTAAGCCTAAAATCCGAAGTTAAATAAATATTTGCAAATGAAAAAAGAAGATATTGCCTATTTCCAAATCATCCTTATCCATGCTGTTTTGGGTTTTTTGGTCTATTTGCTTCCTTTTGTGGCTAAAATTTATGGGTATGCTATTTTTATTGTAGGTATTTTGTATGTCATGAAAAAGCAAAATAAGAACAACGAGGCCCTGATTGCAGCCGCTTATGTCGTGGGGAGTGAAGTTTTTTTGCGGATGACCGGAGGTAACCCTCTGTATGAAATTTCTAAATACGGAGTGATGGTTTTTATTTTTATGGGCATGTATTATAGTGGGTTCTCCAAAAGTGCTACTCCCTATTGGATTTTTCTGCTCCTTTTGGTGCCAAGTTTAGTGCTGACCACCTTTGTGCTCAATTTTGAAACTAATATGAAAAATGCCATTGCCTTTAATATCTCAGGTCCGGTCTGTTTGGCTGTGGCTTCTATCTATACCTACAGAAGAAAGATTCCTTTGGAAGAGATGAATTCTATTTTGCTCAGTATGGGACTGCCTATTATGAGTTGTATGGTGTATTTGACTTTTTTCACCCCCGACATTCGCGATGTGATTACCTCTACTCAATCTAATAGCGCAACTTCGGGGGGGTTTGGCCCCAACCAAGTGGCTACTATTTTAGGACTAGGTATGTTTATATTTTTCTCGAGGACTATTCTGGAGTCGAGGACAAAATTTATGCTTGGCCTTAACCTCTTAGTTGCGGTCAATATGAGTTATCGGGGAATGGTAACCTTCTCTCGAGGGGGCATGGTTACAGGTTTTCTGATGATTCTATTGTTGTTGTTGTTCCTCTATTATAAATCCAACTTTACCGGCAGGGTCAAACTCAATTATGTCATTGTTTTTATTGGAGCGGCAATGCTAGTTACTTGGGCCTACACCTCTTATCAAACAAGTGGGCTCATCGATAAGCGTTATGCGAATCAGGATGCGGCAGGACGGGAGAAGGAGTCTAAATTTACCGGAAGAGAAGATGTCGCCTTGGGCGAAATCAATGCTTTCTTAAAGAACCCTATATTTGGCGTGGGGGTAGGCAAGGGTGTAGAGGTACGTCTGGCCGAGACTGGAGATGGGACTTTATCTCATGACGAAATCACCCGCATGTTGGCCGAGCACGGTTCCTTGGGGATTGTAGGTTTATTAATCCTGTTTTTCACCCCTTTAGTTTTATATATCGAGAATAAATTCAACATGTTTTTGCTCTGTTTTTTGGTATTTTGGTTTTTAACCATCAATCACGCTGCCATGCGAACCGCCGCGCCAGCCTTTGTGTATTCCTTGTCGCTGCTGAATGTCTATTTTGAGAAGAATGTGAAGTAAACAGATTGCAGGTTGCAGGTTTCAGTAACAGCCATCTATCATCTGCAACCTGCTACCCCCTTTTCTTCGCCTTAATCATCATTTCCAATTGATCCCAAAGTTCCTCCGGAATCGCTTCGAGAATATTAAATTCTCCGGCACCTTTTAGCCATTCGCCACCATCTAGTACAACCACTTCACCATTCATATAGGCAGAAAAATCAGAAACCAAATACGCCGCTAGATTGGCTAATTCCTGATGGTTACCAACTCGTCCTAAAGGGACTTTTTTGGCCATATCAAATTTCTCGGCTAAGTTGCCCGGCAATAAACGATCCCAAGCGCCTTGGGTAGGAAAAGGTCCCGGAGCAATGGCGTTAGAGCGGATGCCGTATTTGGCCCATTCTACTGCGAGGCTTCGGGTCATAGCCAGTACTCCCGCTTTGGCAGCGGCACTCGGTACGACATAAGCCGAGCCGGTAAAGGCATAAGTAGTCACAATATTCAATATTGTTGCTGAAGTTTGCTTGCTGTCTATCCAATGTTTTCCAAAAGCTAGTGTGCAGTTTTTTGACCCTTTTAGTACAATATCTATGACGGTATCAAACGCATTGGCTGATAATCTTTCGGTGGGAGAGATAAAATTTCCCGCAGCATTGTTGAGCAATACATCAATTTTACCATAGGCTTTTAGGACTTCTTGCAGCATATTTTCGACTTGGTCGTATTGCCTTACATCGCATTGAACCGCCAGACAACTGCCGCCCGTTTCCGTTTCTAGGGCTGCTGCAGTGGTTTGCAGTTTCTCCAAATCTCGGGAACTGATAGCCACTTTAGCTCCAAGCTCCATAAAATAGCGGGTCATAGCTTTGCCTAAGCCGCTTCCACCACCGGTTACCACAATTACTTTGCCTTGCAAGGCATCATCACGAAGCATTTTTGCTGAGAAATCCATAGTTGTTTTTTTTTAGAGATGTAAATATAGGGAAAAATGGTTAAAATGGTTAATTGGTTAACTGATGGCGGATAAATAAGCAATGGTAATGCCAATTTGCCCTTAACTACAACAGATTGCCGCGCTTCACTCCGTTACGCTCGCAATCACAAAGGGACGTGAGAACGATTGAGGTGTGTTCGACAGATTGCCGCGCTTCAGTCCGTTACGCTCGCAATGACATAAGTGAGGATTTTAAATCTTACACAATCTCTTCGCGGCTTCTTCCAAGGTTGGGTTGTCTTTGGCAAAGCAAAACCGAATTCGTTTTTCGTCCACGGCATCCCCATAAAAAGTAGAAAGAGGAATGGCCGCCACACCGTGTTCGAGAATCAAGCGTTTGCAAAAATCTACATCATTTTCATCACTGATAGCAGCGTAGGAAACTACCTGAAAATAGGTTCCTTCGCAGGGAAGTAGTTGGAAGCGACTGCTGTGGATTAATGTACTAAAATAGTCGCGTTTTTCTTGATAGAAGTTACTCAGTTCAGATACATCAACCACATCCAAATACTCGCTGATGGCGACTTGGCAAATACTGTTCACACTAAAAACCAAAAACTGGTGCACTTTTTTGATCTCTGTCATTAAGTGGTCAGGAGCTACGAGATAACCAATTTTCCAACCTGTGATGTGAAACGATTTGCCAAAAGAGGCAATTACTACCGCACGATTTTTGAGTTTCTCCCGTGAATGAACCGAAATATGGTTTTGTTCAAAGGTGATGTATTCATAGACTTCGTCGGAAAGCACTATTGCTTTAGGAAATTTTTCTAAGAGGTTTTCCAATGCCTCAAAATCGGTTTGGGTCCAGATTTTCCCGGTGGGGTTATGCGGATTGTTGATGATGATCATTTTGGTATTGGGCGAAAAGGCTTTTTCAATTCGGTTCCAATTGGGTGTGTAATCCTCATTCAAAGCTACCCGAACAGGTTGGGCATTGCATAGCAAAATGGGGGATTCATAGCAGTCATAACTGGGGTCGAGCAATAGGACTTCCTCCCCTGAATTGACCAAAGCTGTGATTGTAGTGAATATGGCCTGTGTTGCTCCGGCTGTGACTAGAATTTCGGTTTCCGCTTGAATGGTTCTGTGATAGGATTTCAAAACCAAGGCCGCTATCTTATTCAGTAACGGAGGATAACCCGACATCGGGAGGTATTGATGGACATTTTCTTTAGCCAAACGAGCGATACTATCCGAGAGCCTCGGGTCTATAGCGAAATTAGGAAAACCCTGAGAAAGGTTGATAGCCTTGTATTCGCTTGCCATTTTAGACATTAGGGTAAAGATACTCGTGCCGATATGGGGTAGTTTGGACATATTTTGTTTGGATTAAACCTGATAGGTTTTTAAAACCTGTCAGGTTTAAGATATATGGTTTAAAAAAAGGTGTCTATTGAGACGTCATTACTTTTTAGCTCATGGACGTATTTAAAGTTTTCGATATCACCAAATAGTTTCATTACTTCTTTGCGTTTTAATTTCGTTGGTTTGTTCGAAATACAACTGATATATGAACTCCAAGGATATTGTAAAGGATGTTCACAAATAGAATGATGAACAGGATTATTATGGATGTAGGCAATTAGGTTTTGAAAATAATTTTCGTTTTCAATGCCCTTTCTCTTGAATGGTCTTTCAAAAAGAGCACCGTGTCGATTGTATTTTTTGTTGAAGGCTTTTGTATAAGCATTAAATAGATTAGAAAAAGATTGAGAAGGTTGAATTACATTTTCAGTTTTTATTTCTTCCTTGTCTTTGATTCTAATTAAGAAATGAAAGTGGTTTTTCATTAAGCACCAAGCATAGGTTTCAGCCATAGGTTCGATATGCAAATCGTATAATTTTAGAAAATACTCGTAGTTGCTGTTTTCTTTAAAAAGGAGATCACTATTAATGCCTCGGTTGTATATGTGGTAGTACTTTTCGTTTTCAAGGGGTTGAATGGGTTGCATATAATTTGTCGGTTCTTAACAAACCTGACAGGTTTTTAAAACCTGTCAGGTTTAGGTTAGTAAGATCTCCAAGATGCTTGTCGCTGCCTCGCTGATTTTGGTTCCGGGGCCAAAGACGGCTACTGCTCCTGCATCAAATAAGAATTGGTAATCTTGTGCTGGAATTACACCGCCAACAATCACCATAATATCTTCTCGGCCGTGTTTTTTGAGTTCTTCGATGACTTGTGGAACCAATGTTTTGTGACCAGCGGCAAGTGAGGAAACGCCTAGTATGTGTACGTCGTTTTCGACCGCTTGTTTGGCGGCTTCGGCTGGGGTTTGAAACAAGGGGCCTATATCGACATCAAAACCCAAATCGGCATAACCGGTAGCAACCACTTTCGCGCCTCGATCGTGTCCGTCTTGTCCCATTTTGGCAATCATAATTCTGGGGCGACGGCCTTCTTTGAGGGCAAATTCGTCGGCCAGTTGTTTGGCTTTTTCAAAGCTTTTGTCGTCTTTTATTTCTTTGCTATACACGCCACTAAAGGATTTGATTTGTGCTTTATATCTTCCGAAAACGGTTTCCAAGGCATCACTAATTTCGCCTAAAGTGGCTCGGTTTCGCGCTGCATCTACAGCAATTTCCAATAAATTGCCTTCGCCAGTTTGGGCACAAAGGGTTAGTTTTTTGAGGGATTGATGTACTTTTTCAGTTTCTCGACTTGCTTTTATTCGTTCTAATTGTTCGATTTGTTGTCGGCGCACCATTTGGTTATCGACATCTAGAATTTGCAAGGGGTCTTCTTTTTCCAATCGGTATTTGTTGACGCCTACAATGATGTCCTGACTGCTGTCGATACGGGCTTGTTTTCGGGCGGCGGCTTCTTCGATTCTAAGTTTTGGTATTCCCGATTCGATGGCTTTGGTCATTCCGCCGAGTTCTTCGACTTCTTCGATGAGTTTCCAAGCGTTTTGAGCTATTTCGTTTGTGAGGCTTTCGACATAAAAACTGCCTGCCCAAGGATCTACTGTTTTGCAGATTTTGGTTTCTTCCTGCAAATAGATTTGGGTGTTTCTGGCAATTCTGGCGGAGAAATCTGTAGGCAAAGCGATGGCTTCATCCAAGGCGTTAGTATGAAGTGATTGGGTTCCTCCGAAAGCGGCAGCGGCTGCCTCAATAGTAGTTCGAGCTACATTGTTGAACGGATCCTGCATAGTCAAACTCCAGCCTGAGGTTTGGCAATGGGTTCTTAAAGCTAATGATTTATCGTCTTTGGGGTTGAATTGTTTCACTAGTTTAGCCCATATCATTCGGCCCGCGCGCATTTTGGCAATCTCCATAAAGTGATTCATTCCAATGGCCCAGAAAAAAGAGAGGCGAGGAGCGAAGTCGTCAATACTCATTCCGGTTGCCAGTCCGGTTCGGATGTATTCCAAACCATCGGCGAGCGTGTATGCCAACTCGATATCGGCAGTGGCGCCCGCTTCTTGCATATGATAGCCCGAGATGGAAATGGAGTTGAATTTTGGCATTTTTTTGCTCGTGAATTCAAATATATCGGCAATGATTTTCATCGAAGGCGTTGGCGGATAAATGTAGGTATTGCGCACCATAAATTCTTTCAGA is part of the Flavobacterium nackdongense genome and encodes:
- a CDS encoding O-antigen ligase family protein; this translates as MKKEDIAYFQIILIHAVLGFLVYLLPFVAKIYGYAIFIVGILYVMKKQNKNNEALIAAAYVVGSEVFLRMTGGNPLYEISKYGVMVFIFMGMYYSGFSKSATPYWIFLLLLVPSLVLTTFVLNFETNMKNAIAFNISGPVCLAVASIYTYRRKIPLEEMNSILLSMGLPIMSCMVYLTFFTPDIRDVITSTQSNSATSGGFGPNQVATILGLGMFIFFSRTILESRTKFMLGLNLLVAVNMSYRGMVTFSRGGMVTGFLMILLLLLFLYYKSNFTGRVKLNYVIVFIGAAMLVTWAYTSYQTSGLIDKRYANQDAAGREKESKFTGREDVALGEINAFLKNPIFGVGVGKGVEVRLAETGDGTLSHDEITRMLAEHGSLGIVGLLILFFTPLVLYIENKFNMFLLCFLVFWFLTINHAAMRTAAPAFVYSLSLLNVYFEKNVK
- a CDS encoding SDR family oxidoreductase, which translates into the protein MDFSAKMLRDDALQGKVIVVTGGGSGLGKAMTRYFMELGAKVAISSRDLEKLQTTAAALETETGGSCLAVQCDVRQYDQVENMLQEVLKAYGKIDVLLNNAAGNFISPTERLSANAFDTVIDIVLKGSKNCTLAFGKHWIDSKQTSATILNIVTTYAFTGSAYVVPSAAAKAGVLAMTRSLAVEWAKYGIRSNAIAPGPFPTQGAWDRLLPGNLAEKFDMAKKVPLGRVGNHQELANLAAYLVSDFSAYMNGEVVVLDGGEWLKGAGEFNILEAIPEELWDQLEMMIKAKKRG
- a CDS encoding methionine aminotransferase; translated protein: MSKLPHIGTSIFTLMSKMASEYKAINLSQGFPNFAIDPRLSDSIARLAKENVHQYLPMSGYPPLLNKIAALVLKSYHRTIQAETEILVTAGATQAIFTTITALVNSGEEVLLLDPSYDCYESPILLCNAQPVRVALNEDYTPNWNRIEKAFSPNTKMIIINNPHNPTGKIWTQTDFEALENLLEKFPKAIVLSDEVYEYITFEQNHISVHSREKLKNRAVVIASFGKSFHITGWKIGYLVAPDHLMTEIKKVHQFLVFSVNSICQVAISEYLDVVDVSELSNFYQEKRDYFSTLIHSSRFQLLPCEGTYFQVVSYAAISDENDVDFCKRLILEHGVAAIPLSTFYGDAVDEKRIRFCFAKDNPTLEEAAKRLCKI
- a CDS encoding transposase, with protein sequence MQPIQPLENEKYYHIYNRGINSDLLFKENSNYEYFLKLYDLHIEPMAETYAWCLMKNHFHFLIRIKDKEEIKTENVIQPSQSFSNLFNAYTKAFNKKYNRHGALFERPFKRKGIENENYFQNLIAYIHNNPVHHSICEHPLQYPWSSYISCISNKPTKLKRKEVMKLFGDIENFKYVHELKSNDVSIDTFF